The following coding sequences lie in one Leishmania donovani BPK282A1 complete genome, chromosome 11 genomic window:
- a CDS encoding ATP-binding cassette protein subfamily A, member 5, putative, whose product MARTSWSSSSTGSTSAGSDESYCRSEPAKGGSFMDQLLAILYRTLRQTLRTKAILFMEIVLPLMFIVITLILWLVWLPFQGRSRQFIDYTPDASSAATLHKQLTCFNSSEGEPIPGLCDCAWISILSNYTVLCAGDYDTIPYKNLCYVDLPFDFSNFKVNGYAVGNITGANKLVQVWVNSYNTSLFVIPTLDEVIIFHWLARISRPKTKSDGNLLSAGIAAGLMPNSKQSSVLCSGALYFVGSSAQVDPLLDCFRKESVLFDKVYGGTYATVAEAEAKVRATEWNWAIIELNGFDASAFDVTIRMNSTALPTFALPYDKSYGGGFYNSRADLYAVAGFLSIQQIITEYYLKLVVGSAATGTDLPLDHYVAVAGYASFITQPLLTTANILLPLIFVMAYLYPVSQLTKRIVLEKELRIREAMQIMGLGNAPIYISWYLTFFLPNFFVTIVTLVVIRMTYITITNILILFLVYYIYLITCVPLAGFYSAFFSKARLASLLTPLIYFVFAMPAFAIQSANTAIITAFCIFPPTAYAVTMLGIMDHEIAGGFAEASWHDALDTPPVYLAIVMMAVDFVFFNLLMLYLDHVMPKQWGTRKHPLFFIIDPVMWCFNSKHKRLEGGADGRAENGVFEDVDGDDDAVILDGLRKEYSRGGKRFVAVNNLYWGMREGEISVLLGHNGAGKTTVLNMMTGMVEPDAGDCYVYGSSVRTAKADVRQQIGYCPQHNILWGELTCRDHLEFFGRIKGLRGWELENAVCRMLHETDLLEKMDQPAKSLSGGQKRKLSVSIAFVTCSRLVFLDEPTAGMDVGARRYTWELLRRMSAHHTIFLTTHYMDEADLLGHKIGIMSQGRLKCSGSSMFLKSHLGFGYSITMSLCDAASVNAISKLVQSSVDGAHKVGLNGCEVMYRLPNERVEQFPEFLDRLEAMKDELGVRGYSLSATTLEEIFLRMSNEDIEREREEDPLMQLHPDITAAQESCIWNCEIVEGRKAMLWSQFKAMMTKRMWNGMRDRKMQFFQVVCPVICILIAMLLSLISLNGPDTITLNKEIYPGEVLVEMNGCDGLLGPNASFDNFTVRHQKYMNALNLSTYMVDTFLSQPTLRVEGLVCRDPDWANAVKTPNNVIHILNSSTYHQGPISVNSIYQALYRKYTGKNARFTLVAGTMPRTKQEKVTQDALKTILMGAIIMIPFTFLPSNVVAWVVKERECKARHLQNVSGLSFYIYWLTNFLFDMVAYIISMCLVIVIFLMFSRDEYVAKDRIGAVFVLFFIYGLSSTTAGYMCSFLFDEHSNAQTMVMAASFVAGFLLVMVVYIMSLLSQTMAAADVLRWITRIVPSFAIGEGIINLAMLTQRQAIVGGVTAWSMDTIGWACVYMSVEFPLFFAITLWIDHPRRRMWGQRNNYDVDAAPQTVSEEDSDVEKTREEVYKEEAEGVNDDMVRVVDLRKVYPNGKEAVRNVTFSVVPGEVFGFLGTNGAGKTTTISMLCQEFIPTSGKAYVCGYDIVTESEQALQCIGYCPQFDACLDLLTVKEHLELYVGVRGIRYEERDVVIDALLRMCELSTYRYTLSSELSGGNRRKLSVALSLIGGPRVVFLDEPSAGMDPVARRGLWNAIEKVADNSSVVLTTHHLEEVEALAHRVAIMVDGTLRCIGDKTHLKNKFGTGFEMSVRVGADDDMGNVHTWVKTRFPEATMNECKGQRFVYTLPANVALSDVFRLLQQKKETLNITDYSVSQTSIEQVFLKISGELEEATAFRRTLEDTLALPSRKSALADAANFDPATRNLFLGRSR is encoded by the coding sequence ATGGCTCGCACATCGTGGAGCTCGAGCTCTACCGGCTCCACCAGTGCTGGCAGCGATGAGAGCTACTGCCGCAGTGAGCCGGCCAAGGGAGGCAGTTTCATGGATCAGCTGCTGGCGATTCTGTACCGCACGCTCCGTCAGACGCTGCGCACCAAGGCGATTTTGTTCATGGAGATTGTTCTGCCGCTCATGTTCATCGTCATTACGCTCATTTTGTGGTTAGTGTGGTTGCCCTTCCAAGGCCGTTCGAGGCAGTTCATCGACTACACGCCCGACGCGTCCTCTGCGGCTACGCTGCACAAACAGCTCACCTGTTTCAACAGCTCGGAGGGCGAGCCGATCCCTGGGCTGTGTGATTGCGCCTGGATATCTATACTCAGCAACTACACGGTCTTGTGCGCCGGCGACTACGACACGATTCCGTACAAGAACCTCTGCTATGTCGACCTCCCGTTCGACTTCAGCAACTTCAAGGTCAACGGCTACGCCGTTGGGAACATCACGGGGGCCAACAAGCTGGTGCAGGTGTGGGTCAACTCGTACAACACGAGCCTGTTTGTGATCCCGACGCTGGATGAGGTGATCATCTTCCACTGGCTGGCTCGGATCAGCAGGCCAAAAACGAAGAGCGATGGCAACCTCCTCTCCGCTGGCATCGCGGCTGGTTTGATGCCCAACTCGAAGCAGTCTTCTGTTTTGTGCTCCGGCGCCCTGTACTTCGTCGGCAGCTCGGCGCAGGTGGACCCGCTGCTGGATTGCTTCCGAAAGGAGTCGGTGCTCTTCGACAAGGTGTACGGCGGCACCTACGCAACcgtggcagaggcggaggccaAGGTACGCGCCACGGAATGGAATTGGGCCATCATCGAACTCAACGGCTTCGATGCGAGCGCGTTTGACGTGACCATCCGCATGAACTCGaccgcgctgccgacgtTTGCGCTTCCGTACGACAAGAGCTATGGCGGCGGCTTCTACAACAGCCGTGCCGACCTCTACGCCGTCGCCGGATTTCTGTCGATTCAGCAGATCATCACGGAATACTACCTGAAGCTGGTCGTGgggagcgccgccaccggcacaGATTTACCGCTGGACCACTACGTGGCTGTCGCTGGCTACGCCAGTTTCATCACGCAGCCACTCCTCACCACTGCCAATATCTTGCTGCCGCTCATCTTCGTCATGGCGTACCTCTACCCCGTCTCGCAGCTCACGAAGCGCAtcgtgctggagaaggagctgcggATTCGCGAGGCCATGCAGATCATGGGGCTCGGCAACGCCCCGATCTACATTTCGTGGTACCTCACCTTCTTCTTGCCGAACTTCTTTGTCACGATCGTCACCCTCGTCGTGATTCGGATGACGTACATCACAATCACGAACATCCTTATCCTGTTCCTGGTGTACTACATCTACCTCATCACCTGCGTACCCCTAGCTGGCTTCTACTCGGCCTTCTTCAGCAAGGCTCGCCTCGCCTCCTTGCTGACGCCGCTCATCTACTTCGTGTTCGCCATGCCAGCCTTCGCGATTCAGAGCGCCAATACCGCAATAATAACCGCCTTCTGCATCTTCCCGCCCACCGCCTACGCCGTCACGATGCTCGGCATTATGGATCACGAAATAGCCGGCGGCTTTGCGGAAGCCAGCTGGCACGACGCCCTCGACACGCCTCCGGTGTATCTGGCCATCGTCATGATGGCCGTGGACTTTGTCTTCTTCAACCTGCTTATGCTCTACCTCGACCACGTTATGCCGAAGCAGTGGGGTACGCGCAAGCACCCGCTCTTCTTCATCATTGACCCCGTCATGTGGTGCTTCAACTCGAAGCACAAGCGcctcgagggcggcgccgacgggcGCGCCGAGAACGGCGTGTTCGAggacgtcgacggcgacgacgacgcggtgaTTTTGGACGGCCTGCGCAAGGAGTactcgcgcggcggcaagagGTTCGTTGCGGTGAACAACCTGTACTGGGGGATGCGCGAGGGCGAGATCTCTGTGCTGCTGGGGcacaacggcgccggcaagACGACGGTGCTGAACATGATGACGGGGATGGTCGAGCCGGACGCGGGCGACTGTTACGTCTACGGCAGCTCTGTGCGGACGGCGAAGGCCGACGTGCGCCAGCAGATCGGATACTGCCCGCAGCACAACATCCTGTGGGGCGAGCTGACGTGCCGCGACCACCTGGAGTTCTTTGGGCGTATTAAGGGGTTGCGCGGGTGGGAGCTGGAGAATGCCGTGTGCCGGATGCTGCACGAGACGGACCTGCTGGAGAAGATGGACCAGCCGGCGAAGAGTCTGTCGGGTGGGCAGAAGCGCAAGCTCTCGGTCTCCATCGCCTTCGTGACTTGCAGTCGCCTCGTCTTCCTGGACGAGCCCACGGCCGGCATGGATGTGGGTGCGCGCCGATACACgtgggagctgctgcggcgcatgTCCGCTCATCACACCATTTTCCTGACAACGCACTACATGGACGAGGCAGATCTGCTGGGGCACAAGATCGGGATCATGAGCCAGGGGCGACTGAAGTGCTCTGGCAGTAGCATGTTTCTGAAGAGTCACCTCGGGTTCGGGTACAGCATTACGATGTCCCTTTGCGACGCCGCTTCCGTGAACGCAATCTCGAAGCTCGTGCAGTCATCGGTGGACGGCGCTCATAAGGTTGGGTTGAACGGGTGTGAGGTGATGTACCGACTGCCCAACGAGCGTGTCGAACAGTTCCCGGAGTTTCTGGATCGACTGGAGGCGATGAAAGACGAGCTCGGCGTTCGCGGCTACTCGctgtcggcgacgacgctaGAGGAGATATTTCTTCGCATGTCCAACGAGGACATCGAGCGGGAGCGCGAAGAAGACCCTCTGATGCAGCTGCACCCAGATATCACCGCTGCACAGGAGAGTTGCATATGGAACTGTGAGATAGTGGAGGGGCGCAAGGCGATGCTGTGGTCGCAGTTCAAGGCGATGATGACGAAGCGCATGTGGAATGGCATGCGGGATCGCAAGATGCAGTTTTTCCAGGTGGTGTGCCCGGTGATTTGCATTTTGATTGCTATGCTGCTCTCACTCATCTCCCTCAACGGCCCCGACACCATAACGCTGAACAAGGAAATCTACCCCGGCGAGGTTCTGGTGGAGATGAACGGGTGCGATGGGCTGCTCGGCCCCAACGCCTCCTTCGACAACTTCACAGTGCGGCACCAAAAATACATGAATGCGCTGAACTTGTCCACCTACATGGTCGACACGTTTCTCTCTCAGCCCACGTTGCGCGTGGAGGGGCTCGTGTGCCGCGATCCAGACTGGGCAAACGCCGTGAAGACACCGAACAACGTGATACACATACTGAACTCGTCCACCTATCACCAGGGGCCCATCTCCGTGAACTCCATCTACCAGGCACTCTACAGGAAGTATACGGGAAAAAATGCCCGCTTTACGCTGGTGGCGGGAACGATGCCGCGCACCAAGCAAGAGAAGGTGACGCAGGACGCGCTGAAGACGATTCTCATGGGCGCGATTATCATGATCCCGTTCACGTTCCTGCCGTCGAACGTGGTTGCGTGGGTGGTGAAGGAGCGGGAGTGCAAGGCGCGACATCTGCAGAACGTCTCGGGGCTGAGCTTTTACATCTACTGGCTCACGAATTTTCTCTTCGACATGGTCGCCTACATCATCTCCATGTGcctcgtcatcgtcatcTTCCTCATGTTCAGCCGCGATGAGTACGTGGCCAAGGACCGTATCGGCGCCGTGTTCGTCCTCTTCTTCATCTACGGCCTCTCGAGCACGACCGCGGGGTACATGTGCAGTTTCCTCTTCGACGAGCACTCCAACGCGCAGACGATGGTGATGGCCGCCAGCTTCGTCGCCGGGTTTCTTCTCGTCATGGTCGTGTACATCATGTCGCTGCTCTCACAGAccatggcggcggccgaTGTCCTCCGGTGGATCACGCGCATCGTGCCAAGTTTTGCCATTGGCGAGGGCATCATCAACTTGGCGATGctgacgcagcggcaggcgatCGTAGGCGGCGTGACGGCGTGGTCAATGGACACGATCgggtgggcgtgcgtgtacaTGTCAGTCGAGTTCCCGCTGTTTTTCGCGATCACCCTCTGGATCGACcacccgcggcggcgcatgtGGGGACAGCGCAACAACTACGACGTCGACGCGGCTCCGCAGACGGTGTCGGAAGAGGACTCCGACGTTGAGAAGACGCGTGAGGAGGTGTACAAAGAGGAGGCTGAGGGCGTCAACGACGACATGGTGCGCGTGGTGGACCTCCGCAAGGTGTACCCCAACggcaaggaggcggtgcgcaacGTCACCTTCTCCGTGGTCCCCGGCGAGGTGTTCGGCTTCCTCGGCACGAACGGTGCtgggaagacgacgacgattTCGATGCTGTGCCAGGAATTCATTCCGACAAGCGGCAAGGCCTATGTGTGCGGGTACGACATCGTGACGGAGagcgagcaggcgctgcagtgcaTCGGGTACTGCCCGCAGTTCGACGCGTGCCTGGACCTGCTGACGGTGAAAGAGCACCTGGAGCTGTACGTGGGCGTGCGAGGTATTCGGTACGAAGAGCGTGACGTTGTCATCGACGCCTTGCTGCGCATGTGCGAACTCTCTACGTATCGCTACACCCTATCCTCGGAGCTGTCTGGTGGCAACCGGCGCAAGCTGTCTGTGGCGCTTTCTCTCATTGGAGGGCCTCGAGTGGTCTTCCTGGACGAGCCGTCGGCCGGCATGGACCctgtggcgcggcgcgggtTATGGAATGCAATCGAAAAGGTCGCCGACAACAGCTCCGTTGTGCTGACGACGCACCacctggaggaggtggaggcgcttGCGCATCGCGTGGCGATCATGGTGGATGGCACCctgcgctgcatcggcgACAAGACTCACCTGAAGAACAAGTTCGGCACCGGCTTTGAAATGAGCGTCCGTGTGGGTGCAGACGACGACATGGGGAATGTGCACACGTGGGTGAAGACACGTTTCCCCGAGGCGACGATGAATGAGTGTAAGGGGCAACGTTTTGTCTACACGCTGCCGGCCAACGTCGCCCTCTCGGATGTCTTCCGTCTGTTGCAACAGAAGAAGGAGACGCTGAACATTACGGACTACAGCGTGTCGCAGACTTCCATCGAACAGGTGTTCCTGAAGATCAGCGGAGAACTAGAGGAGGCGACCGCCTTCCGTCGCACGCTGGAGGACACGCTCGCGCTGCCGAGTAGGAAGAGCGCCTTGGCGGATGCCGCGAATTTCGACCCGGCAACTCGCAACTTGTTTCTCGGCAGGTCGAGATAG